A window of Rhipicephalus microplus isolate Deutch F79 chromosome X, USDA_Rmic, whole genome shotgun sequence genomic DNA:
CATGCTCTAAAGAAATGGAAAGTTGGGCCGGTTGGTGACTCTCCTTGACTTTTAAAACACAGTGCAATTACGATGCCGACGACACGGCCATTGCGCTGGTGTTTGTGTTTTCGTCTTTTTTGTCCACGTCGCGGTTGCGCGGTGTTTCAGTTTAATCGTGGCTGTTTGTCCATTTGTTATAATATATGCGAATGCGCGTATGTAATGTTGCATGCTTTCAAACAGCTTTCCCAAAGATCCCCGTCGTCGGAGGCTATGGATCGAAGCCTTATGGCCCGGTCAACGCGACTAGGAACCGGCGAAGTCGGCTCGTGTGTGATCAAAACACTTTGCACTTGAACACTTCAATCGGGCGTTGCCGCTGGTTGCTCGCTTCCACGAGGATGCCGTCCCTGCCCCAGTGAGAGACCACAATAGCTGTGCCCTGGTGATTTAAATGCTCAACTTTTATTAGGGCGACGCGTAAATTGAAAGCGTGCTCGTACTTCGGCATATTTATTCGGTGGATAGTAAGGGAAAtgggaaaaaaaatgaatatattGCTTTAAGCATTATGCTGGCGAAGCTACAGTACTGTCTTGTCGTGCAGATCATTAATTACATGACTGCATGCAATTTATGAGCAAATTTCTGATGATGTTCCACTAGCTGACAAAGGTTTCTCTGTTACATAATACGCCCCTTTAATTTTAAACCAGAAAGAAGCTCTTAAGCATTGATGAAAAATAAGCTATACTTGTCGAAATTTCATTTCATTAGTCCTTCTCAAATTTTGGCAATTACAGTGCATTCAAGTTTTAGCAGTGTATTGTGCTCTGTTGCAGCATTGCCATCCCTGAGGGTAATTAGAGTGTCTAGCTGCTGTTTCTTGCATGCAAATGTGTTAATTGAGACGCATAGGTGTGTTAATTTGGTTCAGAATTTTTGTTGTCACATGCATTCAAAGGCCTTAGAACCAGGAATGTGGGAGTCAGAGATACTTTGCCTCCAGAGCACTGTGATTTATTTGACGGATTAGTTAGAAAAATGAAGCACAGAGTAAATGTTGCACGCTATGAAACTAAAACAGCATAAAGGGAAAAATGACGGCATAAAGCACTGTGTGACTGACAGCTTTGATTGCAGTTCTTCATTTTTTGTTCTTCGTCCACATTCTACGTTAAGTTTTAATGGAGAGCTCCATGTTACAGCTTGGCAAGCCTGAGAAAAGTGAACCCTTCTACTCTCCTTTACAATATTGTAGAACTGATATACTGTGAATTCCTGTTTATTAAATTACTTGCATTTTGTTAACTACGACAGGGGCTTGTGTGCCACTTTAAATCTGTCATGCACCTCATTATTGATTTGCAACAGACACCCCTTCCACAGCAGCGAGGAGGTGGTGCAGGTACTGTTGCGACTGCTCAGCAGGATACTCAGCCAGAAATGACAGCCCTGAGAAGCCCTTCTGAAGCCTCTCTGCAGCAACAGGTATCACATGACAGTGCAGTTTCGTGATTACTCACAGCTATCCGAACAACTCTCCTTTATAATATTGTAGAACTGCTCTACTGTAAATTCTTGTTTATTGAATTACTTGCATTTTGTTAACTACAACAGAGGCTTGTGTGCCTTTTTAAATCTGTCATGCACCTCATTCTTTATTTACAGCAGACACCCTTTCTACAGCAGCTAGGATGTGGTGCAGGTACTGTTGCGACTGCTCAGCAGAATACCCAGCCAGAAATGACAGCTCCTGAAGCCTCTCTGCAGTAACAGGTATCACATGACAGTGCCGTTTCGTGATTACTCGCAGCTATCTCAACAACTCTCATTTATAATATTGTAGAACTGCTATACTGTGGATTCCGGTTTATTGAATTATTTGCATTTTGTTAACTACAACAGAGGCTTGTGTGCCACAATCTGCAATGCACTTCGTTAGCAAATATATGTAAAGTTGTTTATGAAAGtccgcaaacttttttttttaagttcgaatattttcttattttctgCCTGCAGTAACTTTTCCTGAACGACATGCAGGTGAAGACCTCCGTTTACACTACTCACCATCACAAGCCTGGGGCCCACAAACAAGACAGATCGCAGCTATGATAACTGCAAAATTATCTTCCTTCGACGTGCTCTTATATATAAAAATGGTGAACCGCAATTTGCTGAATTTCACTGAAAACAGATGCGACGTGCATGGACCTTATGTAAAACAACGAAAAATGACCAGAACTTGTGCTCAGAATCATTGTGGGATGATGTTAATGCATCTGACTCCTCTGATGGGAGTGATAGTGCCACATACTATGTGGTTTCCATTTCATGTGTTTATAATGTACAGATAATCTTCGTTCTCGTTTTCACTTTCATTTGGCTCTTTTCCCCCCCTTTCCCTTGCATTTTCCCCTCTAGCCAAGCTCTTGTGTTGTTCTGTTCTGCACTCTACTCCTGTTCGGGAACTAAAGAATGCGAAAGTAATACGAAAAGACGaatgctttttgttgctttcttcgcTGATAAAGCCGGCCCTTTCTCCACCAACATGCTAGGGGTGAGGAAGATATCAGCTTCATGTGCTGAGCTTTCTTTTCCACTTATCTTGCTTTCTCAGTCCACATCGCAGTTACATTTCGATATGCTTTAAGGCTTTCTATCAAGAAGTTCTCCCGTTTTTTTCCCCATTTTGCTTTGTCTTGTTCACCTGAACGCTCCCATCAAGGTTATAATGTTCGCTACGCAGAATTCCCATCGTTGCAAGTGTTCGTCTTAACAGAAAAGAAAGGCCTATCACGCGATTCGTCTTAATAAGCAGATTTATTTTGCATTGAGTCTATGGGATACCAAAGAAACACTCCCATTTTGTTCTTCATAAGCAATAATTCGTCTTAACAGAGTTCCTCTTAAAGGGAGTTCCCTGTAGTTTGTTTTCATAGCTGCTTCGGGCACAGACACGTCCGTATGGATTTTATTGTGCATTGCTACTATCCACATGTGGTTGTGTATCTTACATTTCTTAACCCTTCAGCCACCTTGCCAGAATCTACAGAATTCATATCCAATTTTCCTTAAAACCCCAGGCAGTACTCAAAACACTGCAGTCATGTGATGCTCGTTCTTCAATTTTAATAGCTGCTTGAAATAAATATCAGTGATGTTCTTGTACAAGCATGTTTTTgcaaaataaatttttatttccAGGAACCTATGGATATAAGTGAAATTCCAGAGACCCTGCCAGGCCTACCAAAACAGGAATATTGCAATATGCCATTTTGTGACTACATCTACATGAGGCATTATAGTGGCTGTACTTAGGTTACTTAAGGAGTCGCTAACAGATAAATTTTTCTGTAAGACATTGCGTTGCTACAAGCTTACAGTAATATTAGTCAGAATCGTCTTGGTGCACTGGAAATTTGCTCTAAAACTTCAGGTAGATATCTATAAACCCTAGTTGTGTTATGCTCCTCTGTCATTTTTAATAGCTGcatgaaataaatattttgttgtgTTTGGCTACCAGCATGTTTCTACTGTTTATAACCTTTTTCCCAGGATCCTGTGGATGTCGCTGACCACCTGGAGTCTCCCCCAAGTCCATCACGACAGGTACTTTACAATATGTGATTTTGTTACTACCTGTTTCTAACAGATAAGGTTTATGTAGAACATTGCTAGTGGCACCAGCTCGCAGGAATATAAGTTCAAATGGTCTCGGTGCTCTAGCAATTTGCCTTAAACCTTCAGGTAGCATTCTACGCACTCTAGTAGTGTTATGTTTCTCGGTCATTTTTCATAGCTGCTTGAAACACATAACCAGTTGTGTTTGGGTACAAGCATGTTTCTACATTTAAAGATTTTTTCACAGGAACCTGTGGATGTTGCTGACCGCGAGGAGTCTCTGCCAAACCTATCCCAACAGGTACGTCACAACATGTGATTTCGGAACTACGAATAGCCAACAGATAAATTTTATGTAGAGCATTGCTTCTGGCGCCAGCTCACAAAAAGGTTATTCTGAATATTTTTGGCGGTCTAGCAATTTGCCCTAAAGGACCCCTGACGGCAAGTTTGCAAACTCGAAATGGTTGTGTTGTTTCATAATCCTGGATGCATAGGGACTTCCGACCAATTATGAGTCATGAACAATGCCCTCGGGATATTTTAATATGGCTTTAATGTAAGCGTCAGTGCTCATCTAAGTTTTCAGTACCTCGCAAGGTCACCACTAGTATGTCGGAAACAGAGGCCCCATGTGATGTTATATGGAGTAAAGAGAGTATTGTCTAAACCGGAGAGTACTTGCAGGGCACACACAATACCCCGACTGGCATCTAGCAAAGACTATTGTTTGTCACCTATCATGCTGTCTCGTAGTAGTGCTAGGTTCTGGCTGCTTCagccaggaatgcttttctttctttgttttctgggggggggggggggggagagaacaGTATTGAAGCAAGTCGTTGCATTCTTTGTTATGCATGGGGCACCGATTTGACTATTGAGCTTTCAACGACAGTGAAGCTTGAGGGCACATGTCCTTAAGTGCTCCCTGACTGTGGGCCACTAGTCTATTACGGTATTTAGGCGGGTGTTTCAAACTGATGCAAATTTGCTGTCAGTTAACAATGCAAGCAATAATTATACAATGTCTTAGAGCATTTACCATTCAATTTCTAGATTACCAAAGCTTCATTACAAAATTACAAATTATGGTTAAAaagccaaaagaaaaacttttgttgagattgattgatttgtggggtttaacgtcccaaaaccaccatatgattatgagagacgccgtagtgtagggctccggaaatttcgaccacctggggttctttaacgtgcacccaaatctgagcacaactTTTGTTGTCAGGAGACCGTTAAACATTCATGCAGCACTCAAAGCACTCTAATAATGTAATGCTTCTTCATTTTTTATTAGCTGCTTGAAATAAAATAGCAGTCAGGCTTTGGTATACAAGCACGTTTTTACAATATAAAATTGTTTTCAGGAGCTTATGGATGTTGCTGACAGCCAGGAGACCCTGCCAGACCCATCACAACAGGTACTTTACAATGTGTGATTTAGTGGCTACAAGTCATCAACACTTAAATTTTTTGTAGGCATTGAAACAGTTTCAGTGACAGCATTTCAAGAGATATCAGGTGCTAATTGCGAGGATGCTATATTCAAAAATCATATTGCcatctgtattttttttcatttatttttattaacagttagtgatgtttttttttgtggctgtATGCCAAAGTCTCAAAAATATGTAAGAGTGGGTACTTATGAATGGCAACAAACTACCCAAAATTCATGCAGTTATTTCAAAGGTTTCTGAATCTGCCTTTTTCACGTTAGCCTGGCACACGCGTCCTCCCCTAGCAAAAAGTCCGCGGAACATTAATCTCGGAGGCTTTGCTTTTGGCAATACCAGCCGGCCCCTAACAAAATCCTACTAAAACGGCAGAGGGCATCATAGGAAAATGAAAGAGGTGGATTCATGCTGCCACACTGTTGTGCCCCTCGCTTTTGTTGGTGCAATGCTTCAAGATTATGAAAATTAGCACATTACTTAATTAAATATGTAAACATTTAATTTTGCCTTAAGATGCTGGCAATTGTGAGAGATTGTAACAATAAGTAAACTTTGCTTTCTTTTCCAATGATGTCACAAGGTATTGGTATCTCATGAACACAAGCTGCCTCTGTGGTCTAACTGAGGGCATGTCAAGCAGTCATGCGATTAGGCTCCTGTTCTGCTTTATTTCTAATTATTTCATGATGTAAGGCATGAAAAGAAGGGAAGATGAATGGGGCCACGGGCATTTTTAAGAGGGCCGTGTCGGCAAACTGCTTATACTGTGCGGGAACTTCCGACTTTGCCATCCACCTCTGCCTCTGTTAAGACACCAAGAAGCAGACGACCAATGGTAACTTGCTCTGTCAATTAACCGTGCCTATTTTGCAAGCACAATCTAGCACCATGAATGTCATAGCCCTGTGCATATGCTCATGTACTATcctcgtcaaatgaaacccgaacagcggcaagccttcacaatggtatagtgcgcgccgtccagtcatcaccattcaCATGCGTGCGCATCCGTTTTGGCAGCACTGGGCATTTGCGCACCTGTCTATAGTGATAACTGGatggcgcgcactataccattgCGAAGGCTTGCCAGTGCTCAGGTTTCATTTGACGAGGATAGtacatatgcatatatatataatagtgtGAATGACCCATCCACGGCATGcactacagtaaaagcttgttaattcgtTTATACGAACTAGCAGTTGATTTCAACTGACGTCCTTGTTCCAACACAGCCTTGTGTATTTCTATAGGAAAAACTTCTGACAAATCAAACACATCAGTATCCACGATGGTTAATTCGAGCTAGGAGCTCCTAGTTTTTATTGCTCCTCATAGTAGTCTGCCCCAAGTGATCACAACATGGTGTAAAACCAGAACAAATTTATTGGTGATGCACAACAATGAAACGCCATCATTTCTCAGAAGTTGAGAATTCGGATACTGTGCTGGAGCTCTTGGGCAAGCTGCCAACGATGGTCATAGAGTTGTGACAAATAAGCATGAGCAAATGTAAATCACTTATTAATTTCATATATGATTGTGCTAACTCTGCCATGTAAATAAATTTGTTTGAAAGCATAAAGAGCATCTTATATTGGGCACTAAGGCTCACTGATCACATGAATGCATGTCGGGGCTTGTTTCTGGCATATCATTGACTGATAATTTAATCGCTGTTAGAGCTCCATCAACCTAATCTGCAAAATCATCTGCCGCAAAAGCGTGATAGCAGCTTATTCGCAGTAGCGAGTACGATGGTGGCTTGATTGAATTCTGCCCGCGTAGTGTGGCGCTATATTTGTTCATTCTAGCGCCTGTGCACAAATTTGTACTCCGCttaattcaaacaaatttttAATCTCCTACGATTTCAAaaaatgagcttttactgtattagaTTACCATTTAATAAAGCATGTGCAGGCACACACACTGAGTGAGTGGACTTAGTTTTATTCTGCAAAAACGATTTCAACTAATATCCACTAATTAGCATTGTGCCCTGTATGCAAATGAATCGATAAAACAAATGAATTCTTAAGTCTTTGAGTGGCCTGCGCATCAAGGTGAGAAGCCTGTTATGAAATCTCCTGCTTGGATGCCTTTGCAGCTACAAAAGGAGGATCGGTGAGTCAATTTTATTGCCTTGTTATACAAATGCTTTAACCTTAATACCCAGGTcttcacaaatgtacaaaagaccATCTTTTAGCAGTGTCCTCACCTCCATaattgccgttgtactttggtcctgcatttcACACATAGTTAGGTGATCCCTACAACTCATAACTCACAAAAGGTGATCTCCCTAattcacacacaatccagcttctaataaactcgcacaattgaagcctggaaagtcaaagcaaagaccaagcacttaccacagcacagcaccatgtcgtgaagtTCACCTCACCGCTGCGAACCAGATGTTACGGGTCGGAAAGGGGAATtatgctgatggcatcccaccgctgccaccagttgtaagggTCAGAAGGAAGTTTGCTGGAGGATACGagaaacaaacaaggtttatggcactatttaatcatatttacagcaaagaaagcttAAGGGTTTCCCAAACcgcgagcgtggtggttgaacgttacatagttcagagcgacatccagcactctgcggcgtagttttaagccctgtcgggcttcTCCTTTCCAAGTGGAACACCAattacacacacaacaggtgagggggacgagcatgcaaagtccacgtgaacgtccaatattgagtcgtgaacactgcactgcaaggtggcgccagcagggctcttcctcgtcgtgtatGTGgtgctagtcgagagttcccacgatcctgacagcgTACATCAAAGGGTCTGCCGCACAGCTCACCTAAttggcggggtgatttgcggtggccgccgcggtttcttccaggaagatgctgtctttgttggcctctctcagatggttaacggcgtcttggcgacacgacgtctcatcctcagGCTAGTAtggacaatgcctgacgagcataggcagccggccggtcgtctacttgattgggAATTAAAAGGAacgccgctctcctgtcagctctggcgccggtcacaacagcttccacgtcgcccgatgagtcgccgagggcaccagtcaccgcttctgctcgaagagacgacaaaagggtccgcatttgaaagacgggaactcgcctttgcttgccgaatggtctggataattgctcaaatcttcgacagcgtctgtcagactgggtgCCGAAGGAATTGAGAGCATTCTcagtggaccggcttacgcaAAATGGCGTCTGCcgagacgaatttccaggccaaacttaacaaggTGCATTGCAGATTTAAAGTGGCACACAAGCCTTTGTTGTAGTTAACAAAATAGAAGTCATTCAATAAACAGGAATTCACAGTATAGCAGTTCTACAATATTATAAATGAGAGTTGTTCAGATAGCTGTGACTAATCCCAAAACTGCACTGTCATGTGATACCTGTTGCTGCAGAGGCTTCAGAAGGGCTTCTCAGGGCTGTCATTTCTGGCTGGGTATCCTGCTGAGCAGTCGCAACAGTACCTGCACCACCTCCTCGCTGCTGTGGAAGGGGTGTCTGTTGAAAATGAATAATGAGGTGCATGACAGATTTAAAGTGGCACACAAGCTTCTGTTGTAGTTAACAAAATGCAAGTAATCCAATAAACAGGAATTCACAGTGTAGCAGTTCTACAATATTGTAAACGAGAGTAGAGGGGTTCACTTTGCTCAGGCTTGCCAAGCTGTAACATGGAGCTCTCCATTAAAACTTAACGTAGAATGTGTGCGAAGAACAAAAAATGAAGAATCCAATCAAAGCTTTCTATCACGCAGTGCTTTATGCCGTTATTTTTCCTTTTATGCTGTTTTAGTTTCATAGCGTGCAACATTTACTCTGTGCTTCATTTTTCTAACTAATCCGTCGAATAAATCACAGTGCTCTGGAGGCAAAGTATCTCTGACTCCCACTTTCTTGGTTCTGTGGCCTTAAAATGCATGTGACAACAAAAATGCTGAACAAAATTAACACACCTATGCGTCTCAATTAACACATTTGCATGCAAGAAACAGCAGCTAGACACTCTAATTACCCTCGGGGATGGCAATGCTGCAACAGAGCACAATACACTGCTAAAACTTGAATGCACTGTAATTGCCAAAATTTGAGAAGGACTAATGAAATGAAATTTTGACAAGTATAGCTTATTTTTCATCAATGCTTAAGAGCTTCTTTCTGGTTTAAAATTAAAGGGGCGTATTATGTAACAGAGAAACCTTTGTCAGCTAGTGGAACATCATCAGAAATTTGCTCATAAATTGCATGCAGTCATGTAATTAATGATCTGCACGACAAGACAGTACTGTAGCTTCGCCAGCATAATGCTTAAAGCaatatattcattttttttcccaTTTCCCTTACTATCCACCGAATAAATATGCCGAAGTACGAGCACGCATTCAATTTACGCGTCGCCCTAATAAAAGTTGAGCATTTAAATCTCCAGGGCGCAGTTATTGTGGTCTCTCACAGGGGCAGGGACGGCATCCTCGTGGAGGCGAACTGCCAGCGGCAACGCCCGATTTAAGTGTTCAAGTGCAAAGTGTATTGAGCACACACAAGCCGACTTTGCCGGTTCCCAGTCACGTTGACCGGGTCCTATGGCTTCGATCCATAGCCTCCGACGACGGGGATCTTTGGGAAAGCTGTTTGAAAGCATGCAACATTACATACGCGCATTCGCATATATTATAACAAATGGACAAACAGCCACGATTAAACTGAAACACCACGCAACCGCGACGTGGACAAAGAAGACGAAAACACAAACACCACCGCAATGGCCGTGTCGTCGGCATCGTAATTTTACTGTGTTTTAAAAGTCACGGAgagtcaccaactggcccaactttccATTTCTTTAGAGCATGTTCTACAGCCTTGAATAAAGCAGAGGAACACTATGCTCACGCATGCAGAATCGTGCATTATGTTTTGAGAGCTAGCACATGCGTTTACTTCCGATCATGCGTCAAATATACAAAGCAAATGCAATACGCTTACACGTGGAAGGTGACGCCCGGTTCCTTTCAAATCGCGCGCGAGCGGCACTCGGGCACCCTGAAGAAGGCATTGCCGAGCTCCTTTGTTCTTCCTTCGATAAAATCACATGCTTCGTTCTTCGGCTTGTCTGTCAGCTGACGGCGCCCCGACGCTCTGCAGGTGCGACGCGAGAGTCGGCTAGCCGATAACGACGCGAGATAGCGAGTCAGCGTGCCCGACCTTGAGAGGAGGAGCCTTCTCTACCCTTCCCTACTTCCGGCTTCAAGAAATCTGACGTCGCTgcctctcctatatttttttccttcctccatgcttgCGCGCAACGCAGTGTCTATACCGGCACGATCACGGGAGCCATGGTTGCCAACAAGCACGCTGCTACAACGCAACTGACGATGTCGACGGCCGGAATCACGGCAACCGGATGGAAGCGGTGTTTCAAGCAGGGCGTCAGCGATCACGTATGATGCACGAGATTGGGAGGGGCATGGCAGGAGCGCTCGGCGAGAGGGCAGGGCAGCCTGGGAGATGATATCAGCGGAGTGAAGCTGAGTAAGCGTACGCGTACACATACAAGAATGAAAATTTTCGCGAGCTGGGTGTCAAATAACCCAGACACCGCCTAACCCAGTTCCCCTTCCCCAACTTGGTACGCCAGCGATACAAATGTGAACATACCACCAAAAAAAGCGGAATGCTTCTGACACTGTCTTCACAAAGAAAATACGAACAAGAATTCGTCACCGGTATTTATTCAACCCAGTCATCGAATCAATAATAAATAGCaattttaattcaataaataaaCACTAACATCAAACAAAATCGTTACTTAAGCTGTCTTGGTTGCTGGTTGAGGATAAAATCAAAGGACCATTTCGCAGTCTTGGATCGGAAGCATGGCACAAACCGATGAGCACACGGTGACAGGCGCCACTTTCCCATCAGGAAGCAGCGTAGAGCTCCACCGTTTAAAAGCGCCACTCCTGGCGAAGCTCGATACGGCG
This region includes:
- the LOC142775757 gene encoding uncharacterized protein LOC142775757 isoform X2; amino-acid sequence: MVATTCTTKTNGLTPLPQQRGGGAGTVATAQQDTQPEMTALRSPSEASLQQQQTPFLQQLGCGAGTVATAQQNTQPEMTAPEASLQ
- the LOC142775757 gene encoding uncharacterized protein LOC142775757 isoform X1, which codes for MSLTTWSLPQVHHDRNLWMLLTARSLCQTYPNRSLWMLLTARRPCQTHHNSYKRRIGESILLPCYTNALTLIPRSSQMYKRPSFSSVLTSIIAVVLWSCISHIVR